The Nostoc sp. 'Lobaria pulmonaria (5183) cyanobiont' genome window below encodes:
- a CDS encoding tRNA (cytidine(34)-2'-O)-methyltransferase — MPQVVLVNPQIPPNTGNIARTCAATGTELHLVGPLGFEISDRYLKRAGLDYWPYVKLHYHESLEAFKTLHQGRGGRWLGYTVGGNCNYVSFQFQPDDWLLFGSETTGLPPAILSDCDATLYIPMSQSGVRSLNLSVSVAIGLFETRRQLGYLQ, encoded by the coding sequence ATGCCTCAGGTAGTTTTAGTTAACCCGCAGATACCTCCTAATACAGGTAATATTGCCCGTACTTGTGCAGCTACGGGTACAGAGTTGCATTTGGTGGGCCCTTTGGGGTTTGAAATTAGCGATCGCTACCTCAAAAGAGCCGGCTTAGATTACTGGCCTTATGTAAAACTACACTATCACGAATCTCTCGAAGCCTTTAAGACCTTACATCAGGGGCGTGGCGGCAGATGGTTGGGTTATACGGTTGGTGGAAATTGTAATTATGTAAGCTTTCAGTTTCAACCTGATGATTGGCTACTGTTTGGTAGTGAAACCACGGGCTTACCACCAGCAATTCTGTCAGATTGCGATGCTACCCTCTATATTCCCATGAGCCAATCGGGGGTTCGCAGCTTGAATCTGTCAGTAAGTGTAGCAATTGGCTTATTTGAAACCCGTCGTCAGTTAGGCTATTTACAATAG